In Metarhizium brunneum chromosome 3, complete sequence, a genomic segment contains:
- the CRYZ gene encoding Quinone oxidoreductase: MSPTAAGTMRAVVCNSPGPTSVLRMQHIPLPIPVEGQVLVKVLGFGINRAEMYTRQGHSPGIEFPRILGIELVGEVAGYPSGSGAEPGDLPIGTRIATCMGGLGRQIPGSYAEYACPLKANISRIPQTSLPIATIAAMPEMFQTAYGSLVQALELKPGESILIRGATSSVGLTALQLARYLGAGRVAGSTRSGAREKMLRDYGADEVFIDDGNLAKHAPAQFDKVLELIGTKTLKDSIKCLRPKGMVCMTGIQGGEWTMDDFSPITDLAERRRLTGYSGDPKDFLALPWGELIRAVEKGEIKVPVREFRLDQLQEVHDTLEQGGGGQKMVVVI; the protein is encoded by the exons ATGTCCCCAACAGCGGCCGGAACCATGAGAGCCGTGGTTTGCAACTCGCCGGGCCCGACGTCCGTGCTGAGAATGCAACATATTCCTTTGCCCATTCCCGTGGAAGGCCAAGTCCTCGTCAAGGTTCTTGGCTTTGGAATCAACCGTGCTG AAATGTACACCCGCCAAGGTCACTCGCCGGGTATTGAATTCCCACGTATCTTGGGCATTGAACTTGTTGGTGAGGTTGCTGGGTATCCTTCTGGCTCCGGAGCAGAGCCCGGCGACCTGCCCATCGGCACCAGGATCGCAACCTGTATGGGAGGACTGGGACGACAAATCCCGGGGTCTTACGCCGAATATGCCTGCCCGTTGAAGGCGAACATTTCCCGAATCCCACAGACTAGCCTCCCCATCGCCACGATTGCCGCCATGCCGGAGATGTTTCAAACAGCGTACGGTTCGCTTGTTCAAGCGCTGGAACTTAAGCCCGGCGAAAGCATCCTCATCCGCGGCGCCACGAGCTCCGTTGGCCTCACTGCGCTCCAGCTTGCGCGGTATCTGGGTGCCGGGAGAGTGGCGGGATCGACGCGCTCCGGGGCCAGGGAGAAGATGCTGCGAGATTATGGGGCCGACGAGGTCTTTATTGACGATGGGAACCTTGCCAAGCACGCTCCTGCACAATTCGACAAGGTACTGGAACTAATTGGCACAAAGACTCTAAAGGATAGTATCAAATGCCTGCGCCCCAAGGGCATGGTCTGCATGACTGGCATACAGGGCGGGGAGTGGACAATGGATGACTTTTCGCCCATTACAGATCTAGCCGAACGTCGGCGCCTCACAGGCTACTCGGGTGATCCAAAGGACTTCTTGGCACTGCCATGGGGTGAACTAATTCGGGCAGTTGAGAAGGGGGAGATTAAAGTCCCAGTTCGAGAGTTTCGCCTCGACCAACTGCAGGAAGTTCATGATACTCTCGAgcagggaggaggaggacagAAGATGGTGGTTGTGATTTGA
- the tropE_0 gene encoding Short-chain dehydrogenase/reductase tropE — protein MYVFSRLVFITGGNTGIGFETVKALIQSTKEQYHIFVGGRTQAKALAAMDQLKGMLAPSSSTAEAIQIDVTDDESIEKAFNYVKDRFGWLDILINNAGALFDTTFSKDASNFRAVFNKAYDVNVAGAQVVTGLFASLLIRSPRARLIFLSSSNASLGGAFEDCDSARTGERQDGWPKDGLITHQGYRCSKAAVNMCMLTWYQVLKDDGVKTFAVNPGLSATHLGGSTPRKMKKLGAVDAARAGDLVRSVVEGERDADVGRVVTWDGAQDW, from the exons ATGTATGTGTTTTCAAGACTCGTCTTTATCACTGGCGGCAACACCGGCATCGGATTCGAGACGGTCAAGGCGCTCATCCAGTCAACAAAAGAACAATACCACATCTTTGTTGGCGGTCGCACACAGGCCAAGGCATTGGCCGCCATGGACCAGTTGAAGGGCATGCTGGCGCCGTCAAGCTCGACTGCTGAGGCCATACAGATCGACGTGACGGATGACGAGTCGATTGAGAAGGCATTCAACTATGTCAAGGATAGATTTGGATGGCTTGACATCCTGATCAACAATGCTG GCGCTCTCTTCGACACCACCTTCAGCAAAGACGCATCCAACTTCAGGGCAGTCTTCAATAAGGCGTACGACGTCAACGTTGCGGGCGCCCAAGTTGTTACTGGCCTCTTCGCCTCTTTGCTCATCAGGTCCCCCCGTGCGCGGCTCATATTTCTCAGCTCGAGCAATGCGAGTCTCGGCGGGGCGTTTGAGGATTGCGATTCAGCCAGGACAGGAGAACGGCAAGACGGCTGGCCCAAAGATGGACTCATCACGCACCAAGGATATAGGTGTTCCAAGGCGGCAGTCAACATGTGCATGTTGACTTGGTACCAGGTGTTGAAGGACGATGGCGTCAAGACGTTTGCCGTCAATCCCGGGCTGTCGGCGACGCACCTGGGCGGGAGCACCCCTCgaaagatgaagaagctGGGCGCTGTAGATGCGGCGCGGGCTGGCGACCTTGTGCGGAGCGTGGTCGAGGGCGAGAGGGATGCCGACGTTGGCAGAGTCGTGACCTGGGACGGAGCCCAAGACTGGTGA